TTATAACTCGCTCCAAGATCTTTGGGTAGATGTTTTTGGCATATTATTAATGCCTTTTGAACTTTAGAATCGTGCATACGCTGATTGTGAGGAAGAGAATGCAGATAGCCCCAAGCCTCTAAATAACATTTGTTTTCCAAAAGACACAGTCCCAACAAACGATAAGCCAAAGGTGATGGGGCTATCTTTGTAAGCCATAAACTATACAAATAACATTTATGGTATTCGCCTTGAGAATACAAGAACTCAGCGTCTGCTAAAAAGTTGGCGATTTCTTCTTCTCTTATCGTTATAGGAGTTAAACCCTCCTCTGTAATAAAATCTTCTAATTTCAATAAACGTGTTATAGAATGTCTTGTTAACATTTGCCTGTACACCTGCTTTACAAACAGAAAAACAATGTTTTCACTTTCTATATCGTGGTTTGTAAATTGAAGAATAAGACGGAGTAAATTCAGAGCTTTATCATCACAACTTCCCTGATTCCAAAGTTGCTTAGCTCCTTTCATAAGATAATGAACAAGTTGCTGTTTATCTATATCATAAGACTGTATCGTCTCCCAAAGATTTAGATACTTTCTTAAATTAGTGTAGTCGGCATCATCTTGAGAAATAATATCTTGAAGAGCCTCAGGAGAAATGATCAACTTCTCACTCACCCACAAATTTGAATCTAAAGATTTTAATATTGAAAGGGTTTGTTGAGCTTTTGTAGTTTCTACTTCTTTTACTTTTTTAGATAAAATCACCCCAAAAGCATCTATAAGCTTTTTCTTAAGAGGTTCTATTTCAAAAAAAGTTATAGAATTACAGAAATGCGCAACCTGTTCTGGGGAGGAAACAAATCTATCGATTAAAGGTTGAATTACCAAGTTATAGTTAGGGTTAAAGTAAAAACGTTCCCAATTTTTGATTATCTGCATTAAGGGAGCTAGACGCTCTTTAGGAACAACAAAAAGATGGTCCATAAGCATGGAGAATAATTCCTCTTGAGGAATAAATTTCTCATAGGCCCTTTGATCTATCGCATGAACTTTCTTCTTATAAAAGAGAATCATTTCATAATAATCTGGATAAATCTTAAAAGAATGCGATTGTTTTAACTCTAAGAAATAGCTCCTGCTTAACATCAAAACAGCATAATCGTAAGTTTCAGAATCCCAATCACACTCTTTCTTTAACATCTTCTCAATAATACGATTAAGGATGGCTCGTCCTTCTGAAAACTCCCCTAACTCTATCAAACAATGTGCTTCTATATTTTCTAAAAAAAAATCAGAAATCAGCAGTTGTATATTCAACTCCAATAAAGAAGATTCGGAATCCCTTAACTGATTTTTCCATACCGATAAAGCTTGTAAAGCCTTAGTGAAACTTTTCTGTTTATAATGCAAAAGACATTCAAACAAAGAAAGATAGGGAGATTTTGCAAATTGCTCACGCAAAGCGACTGTTAAAATCTCCATCTTTTCTATATCCTCTAAGAAAAACGCATTGAGAATACGCCCCCCTAGCACCTCTTCCTTAAATAAAAACTGCGTGCTCTCTACTTCATCATAAACCTTAGAAAAAATTTTCTCAGACTGAATCATGTTTTTCTGCTTTTGCAGAACAAACCCTTGAAAACAAAGAAGGCATTGTCGTTGTTGACTCGGAAGTAAATGATGGAAAAAAGACTTCATTTGTTCTTTTTGCCCCTCATCCCATAACGCTACCGCTTTTGTACTTTCTGATGACGCTACAGAGGGATTGTGTGAAGAACAGATAAAATATAATCCCCCTCCCATAGCGAAACACGAAAGAAAAAATAAGCAAAACACTATATAGCGAACCATTAGAGCCTCTGCCGGCTTTGTTCAAACCGTTGGTTTTGTAATTAATTTTTTAACTTATTAAAGTTAAATTATATATATTAAATTGTCTTTATGAAAAATTATTTTTAACGAGAAAAAAATTAACAAATTGTAAAGGATTTTTTGAAAAATAAAAGATTTTATATTAGTTATTCGAATGATATAGCCACCCTTACTCGCTTATGCTTACGGATAAAATTATATTATTTGTTACCGAAGACAGTAATATATCTTTGCAACTAAAAGAGTTTGCTCAGAATGTAGAGTATAAGATAATTGTTGCTTCTGCACTTACAAGTACTTCTGAGGCTGATTTAATTTTCTGCGAATACTTGCTTCTCCCCGAAGATATGTTTTCTAATAAAATTCCATCCGAAACAGATTTAGTTGTATTGTTTGATGCTTTTGAAGAAGAGGCTGTTGTAAAAATTCTGAATAACGGAGCTTCTGGCTATTTACTTCGCCCTATAACAGTTAAGGTTATAGATGCTGTTATTCGCGCTTTCTTACGTAATCATCGTCATTTCGAACACGCGATTCCTGAATCGATTTCTTTTGGTGATCGAACATTCCATCTTTTAAGTCTTTCCATAGATTCCCCTTTGGGAACGGTTCATTTAACTCCTTCAGAAGCAGGAATATTAAAAAAACTTCTGATGAATCGTGGTCAATTGTGTTTAAGAAAACACTTACTGGATGAAATAAAAGGAGGCTCCAAAGAAATTATCGCTAGAAATGTTGATGTTCATATTGCTTCTTTAAGAAAAAAATTAGGGGCTTATGGTTCAAAAATTTCTACAATTCGCGGAGTTGGTTATTTATTTTCAGAAAATGATAATTTAACTAACTCACCAAGCAGTGAGCCGACCGCAACCCATCCTTAAAAGAGCTCTTGATTACTCCTTGTCACTAAATCGCCATAACTAGACAATATCTTAAAAAGCTATGGCCCGTCATGATATTTGCGTCTGTTCTATTTTCTCCCGAAGATTTCCCTTTTCCCGAGCTGATTACAGAAGCGTATTACACTTGGGATATTTTAGCATTAATAGATAAAAAATTATCTACACATGTATTCTCAGGGATTCACGGTACGGTAGAGTCTGGAGCTTTTTTAAAAAACATAGAAAGCATAGAAATCGCAGAGGGTGCTTACGTAGAATCTGGGGCGTACATAGTTGGTCCTTGCATCATAGGTCCTCAAACAGAAGTCCGCCATGGGGCTTACCTACGTGGCGGTGTGATTACCGGCACAGGATGTGTTATAGGACACTGTACAGAAGTAAAAAATTCCTATTTTGGTCATTATGCTAAAGCGGGACACTTTGCTTATGTGGGGGATTCTGTTTTAGGTGCAGAAGTTAACCTGGGTGCTGGTGTGCGTTGTGCGAACTTCCGACTTGATGGGAAAAATATTTCCGTTACTTGCAAAGAAGGTAAGGTAGATACTCAATTAAGAAAAGTAGGAGCCTTTCTTGGTACAAAGGTTTCTATAGGGTGCAACACTGTTATTAATCCTGGGCACTGTATTTCTGCTCATAC
The Chlamydia caviae GPIC genome window above contains:
- a CDS encoding DUF1347 family protein, coding for MVRYIVFCLFFLSCFAMGGGLYFICSSHNPSVASSESTKAVALWDEGQKEQMKSFFHHLLPSQQRQCLLCFQGFVLQKQKNMIQSEKIFSKVYDEVESTQFLFKEEVLGGRILNAFFLEDIEKMEILTVALREQFAKSPYLSLFECLLHYKQKSFTKALQALSVWKNQLRDSESSLLELNIQLLISDFFLENIEAHCLIELGEFSEGRAILNRIIEKMLKKECDWDSETYDYAVLMLSRSYFLELKQSHSFKIYPDYYEMILFYKKKVHAIDQRAYEKFIPQEELFSMLMDHLFVVPKERLAPLMQIIKNWERFYFNPNYNLVIQPLIDRFVSSPEQVAHFCNSITFFEIEPLKKKLIDAFGVILSKKVKEVETTKAQQTLSILKSLDSNLWVSEKLIISPEALQDIISQDDADYTNLRKYLNLWETIQSYDIDKQQLVHYLMKGAKQLWNQGSCDDKALNLLRLILQFTNHDIESENIVFLFVKQVYRQMLTRHSITRLLKLEDFITEEGLTPITIREEEIANFLADAEFLYSQGEYHKCYLYSLWLTKIAPSPLAYRLLGLCLLENKCYLEAWGYLHSLPHNQRMHDSKVQKALIICQKHLPKDLGASYKRG
- a CDS encoding LpxA family transferase, which gives rise to MIFASVLFSPEDFPFPELITEAYYTWDILALIDKKLSTHVFSGIHGTVESGAFLKNIESIEIAEGAYVESGAYIVGPCIIGPQTEVRHGAYLRGGVITGTGCVIGHCTEVKNSYFGHYAKAGHFAYVGDSVLGAEVNLGAGVRCANFRLDGKNISVTCKEGKVDTQLRKVGAFLGTKVSIGCNTVINPGHCISAHTTIYPGTVT
- a CDS encoding response regulator transcription factor, with product MLTDKIILFVTEDSNISLQLKEFAQNVEYKIIVASALTSTSEADLIFCEYLLLPEDMFSNKIPSETDLVVLFDAFEEEAVVKILNNGASGYLLRPITVKVIDAVIRAFLRNHRHFEHAIPESISFGDRTFHLLSLSIDSPLGTVHLTPSEAGILKKLLMNRGQLCLRKHLLDEIKGGSKEIIARNVDVHIASLRKKLGAYGSKISTIRGVGYLFSENDNLTNSPSSEPTATHP